GGCAGATGAGCGTGAGCGTAAGCCGCGAGATCCGGTTGTTGATGGCCCCGGAAACCAGCCAGGAGACGAAGGATTCCGCGGCGCAGATGTTGGATATTGAGATGCAGCCGGTGCAACCCGAAGAACTGCCGGTGCACAATTTGCGGCGCTGGTATGATTTCTCGGCGTTCATCATATTTGCGGAGTTGGAACAGCGGGTGCCGGGCATTCTGGCGATCGAGCTGCCAGACGACAATGTGGTGCGGGTCTTTGTGCAGGGGGCTGAAGGGCCGGTGCAGTTGGAATTCGACCGGGTGAGAATCTCGGCACGCAACCCGCATCAGTTATTTGCCAACATGCTGTTTTTTGGTGCGCTTCTTACGGTGATTGCCTTCATTTATCTGCGCAATCAGCTGCGCCCGATCAAGCGGCTGGCGGGCGCAGCCGAGGCGTTTGGTCGTGGGCGGCATGTGCCATACCGTCCGACCGGTGCGATAGAAGTGCGCGCGGCGGGCAATGCCTTTCTTGACATGCGCGCCCGGATCGAACGCCAGATCGAACAGCGCACCCTGATGCTGTCGGGGGTGAGTCATGACCTCCGCACGCCTCTGACTCGAATGAAGCTTGGCTTGTCGTTGCTTGAGCCGGAAGATCGTGAGCCGCTGGAGCGCGATGTCGAGGAAATGCGGCGGCTGGTGGATGAGTTCCTGTCTTTCGTGCGCGACGCATCCGAAGGGGAGCCGGAGCCGGTCGACCCGGTGGCGTTGGTCGCGCAGGTTGTCGAGGATTTTCAGCGCAGTGGCCGCGACGTGGTGCTGAACCTGGTAAGCGGCAAGACACAAAGTGATGACCGGCTGGTGAACCTGCGGCCTGTTGCAATCCGTCGTGCCGTTGAAAACCTGATTTCCAATGCGGTGCGCTATGGATCAAAAGCTGTAGTGTCGGTTGATCTGACTGAGAAAAGCCTGCGCGTGCGGGTCGAAGACGATGGCCCGGGAATCCCGGCGGATCGTCGGGAAGAGGCGGTGCGCCCGTTCACGCGTCTTGACGTGGCGCGCAACCAGAACAAGGGCACGGGTGTCGGGCTTGGATTGTCCATCGCGGTCGATGTGGCGCGGGCCCATGGCGGGGTGCTTCGCCTTGGCGAGAGCGAGGCTCTGGGGGGGCTGCGTGCTGACATCGTGATCGCGCGGTGACGCGCATCGTTGTCGGGATGAAACCCGGAAGCAGCAGTGTCATAGGGGCGTGGATTGGAGCGGGTAGCGGGAATCGAACCCGCGCGTTCAGCTTGGGAAGCTGACAGGCTACCATTACATCATACCCGCCGCGACCGACGAGATAGCGCGCGGGCGTAGTATGGTCAAGCCGTCAGCGCGGATGGGCCTCGGCGCTGGGGTCGGTCTCGTCGTCTTCGGGAATACGGCGTGGTTCGAACAGCGGGAGATACCAGAAAATCAACCAACCGCGGCGATACCAGGCCACCGGTCCGCTTTCGCGCCGACGCAGGGATTTAGGGAAGAATTGCAGCAATATCCAGAGCGGCGCCAGCGGGCCGTTGGTGTGAGAATTGTGGATTAGCGCATGGGCGTCGGGCTTGGCATAGGGCAGGCCGCCGGGGGTTTGGGCGTCTTTGACGCTGCCTTCGAAATAGCGGGCGCGCGCGCCACGTTTAAGGCTCAGCCCAAGGCGGCGCGGGCCGGGCAGAGGCGCGCGGTGGGCCTGCTTGCGCAAGGCGGTGTCTTCGGCATCGGCCTTTCGTTCTGCGGCTTTCAGGGCGTCGAGCATCCACAAAAGCGTGATTTTGCCAATGCCGCTTTCATCTTCTCGCGGTGAGCCACCGATGTCGGAATGAAACCCCGGAAACCAGCGTTGCGTGACATATTGGCGGCGCTTGGTTTTCGAGTTGCGGAAGTTGTTGCCGAAATAGACTGGCTCTTTGGTTTCCTTGTCGCGTTCCGGCAGCCAGGATTGTGCGCGAAACATCGAGCGACATTCATGAATCGCCAGCGCATGCAGCACGATACGGACCGAAACGTTGGCGTTGACCGAAGGGTGGGTGCCCATCTCGGCAAAGGAAGCGAAATGGCGCAGGTTGTAGAGCGGACGGCGGAAGCGCACCATTGAGCTGACCGTGTCAAAGAGCAGCAGTGCGCGGATCGGTGCGGGCTCGGGATCAAGCACGCGCTCGTATTCGCGCAGCGCCTGAAACACGCGTTCGTCTTTTTCAGAGCTGTCAAAATCGGTGACTCGGCGATAGGCGCGAAAAACCGGCGTGATAAGGTGGAGATTGTCAGGCGTGACCAGCCCGAAGTTATGAATGAACCCGGCCAGCACGCGCGCCGCATAGGCGCCACGCGAAAAGCCGACAAGATAGATGTGATCCCCCTCGGCGGCATCATCGGACAAGCCGGGATCGAGCGCCTGTTTTTGTTCGCGGCTTTGATAGGTGCGGCAGAGATAGCGGTAGGATTCAAGAACGTCATCTTCCAACCCATAACCGAATGCCTGCCCCAGCAGGCCGCTGACGACCTGGCGGGTGCGGCCCAGAAATTGCGGTCCGTCATAGGTGCCCACGCCCATGACATAGCGCGCGATCTGTCTTTCGGGTTTGGATTTGTCGAGAGCCTTGTAGAGTTTGAGAATGTTGGATTCACGATCGCCGATCTCGTTGCCGGTGCCGTCAATGCAGACGATGATCTTGCGCGACATGGGCGAGCCTCAAAAAATACATGGAGAGGATTGCCCGTATCAAAACAGGTCAGGGCCGAAAAATCAACTTTGACGGGAGAATGGCGTGCAGGGTCGACCCATGGTTATAGGGCGCGAAAACGCGCGGTGTGCGCGAATGTCTCAGGCGTCGCGCAGGTAATCGGCGTCAGTTACCTTTTCGAGCCAGTCAGAGGCGATATCGCCGTCTTTTTCCTGCATTGCAAGATGGGTCATGGCACAGTCGGGCGCTGCGCCGTGCCAATGTTCTTCACCCGGTGCAAACCAGATGACATCACCGGGAAAGACTTCGCGAATGGCGTTGCCGCGGGTGGCGATGCGGCCCTTGCCAGACATGATCAGCAAGGTTTGACCGTAGGGATGGGTATGCCATGCGGTGCGCGCGCCGGGCTCAAATGTGACGCTTAGTGCGTTGAGCCGAGCAGGAACTGGCGCGGAGATCACCGGGTCGAAACGCACCGTGCCAGTGAAGTAATCGGGATTGGCCGGAGCCGAAGGGCGAGAGCCGGCGCGGTGGATGTCCATGGGTGTTAGTCCTTTTGCGGCGATGACAGTTGGCTGGGCTATTTTAACGGGTTTTGGCACTTTTGAGGGTGCTTGGGTGTGCTTAGCCCCTGCGACGGCGACGTCTGCGGGCTCCACCGTCGCCTTCGTCACCGCCGGTATTGAAGCTGACATCGGGCAGGCTGACGATGGATTCCAAGATAGGGAACGGCTCAACCGCGTTGGGAATGGCCGAGGCGTTGACGAAATGCTCCTGAAAACGTGGTTCGACCGCAGTTTCGATCTTGTGGATATTGCGCACGGTTTCTTCGATTTCGCTACGTGCTTCGCTGTTGAGCAGAGCGATGCGCGCGCCGGTGCCAGCGGCGTTGCCTGCTGAGGTGACCTTTTCGAGCGGGCAATCAGGGATCATGCCCAGCACCATTGCGTGTTTGGAGGAGATATGCGCGCCAAAAGCCCCGGCGAGCACGACGCGGTCAACCGTATCGACGCCGAATTTATCCATCAAGAGGCGTGCGCCGGAATAGAGCGCCGCTTTGGCCATCTGGATGGCGCGGATATCGGGGTTGGTGACGGTGATTTTCGCGCTGTCCTCGGAACCTTCCCAGAGCACATAGGCCTGTGTGCGCCCGTCGGGGATACAGCGTGCAGTGCCGGTTTGCGCCGCCGAGCCGATCAGACCGGAAGGGTCGAGTAGCCCGGCCATGCGCATTTCAGCAATCGCTTCAATAATGCCTGAGCCGCAGATGCCGGTAATTCCAGTGGTGGCGATGGCGGCTGCGAAATCTGGATCGTCAGACCACAGATCAGAGCCGATGACGCGGAAGCGCGGTTCTTTCGTCACTGGATCAATCTCAACCCGTTCAATGGCACCGGGGGCCGCGCGTTGGCCCGAACTGATCTGCGCGCCTTCGAAGGCGGGGCCGGTGGGTGAGGAGCAGGCGAGGACCTTCTCGCGGTTGCCCAAGAGTATCTCGGCATTGGTGCCGACATCGACCACCAGCACAAGGTCTTCGGATTTGTCTGGTGCCTCGGAGAGCGCCACGGCGGCGGCGTCGGCCCCGACATGACCGGCGATGCAGGGCAGCAGATAGACCCGCGCGGCGGGATGCAGGACAAGATCGAGATCGGATGCGCGCAGGCGCAGGGCGTTTGAGGT
This window of the Rhodobacteraceae bacterium LMO-JJ12 genome carries:
- a CDS encoding ATP-binding protein; translated protein: MFFAWLKRYMPRSLYGRAALILILPVVSLQLVLSVVIAQRHFEGVTRQMSVSVSREIRLLMAPETSQETKDSAAQMLDIEMQPVQPEELPVHNLRRWYDFSAFIIFAELEQRVPGILAIELPDDNVVRVFVQGAEGPVQLEFDRVRISARNPHQLFANMLFFGALLTVIAFIYLRNQLRPIKRLAGAAEAFGRGRHVPYRPTGAIEVRAAGNAFLDMRARIERQIEQRTLMLSGVSHDLRTPLTRMKLGLSLLEPEDREPLERDVEEMRRLVDEFLSFVRDASEGEPEPVDPVALVAQVVEDFQRSGRDVVLNLVSGKTQSDDRLVNLRPVAIRRAVENLISNAVRYGSKAVVSVDLTEKSLRVRVEDDGPGIPADRREEAVRPFTRLDVARNQNKGTGVGLGLSIAVDVARAHGGVLRLGESEALGGLRADIVIAR
- a CDS encoding DUF2235 domain-containing protein yields the protein MSRKIIVCIDGTGNEIGDRESNILKLYKALDKSKPERQIARYVMGVGTYDGPQFLGRTRQVVSGLLGQAFGYGLEDDVLESYRYLCRTYQSREQKQALDPGLSDDAAEGDHIYLVGFSRGAYAARVLAGFIHNFGLVTPDNLHLITPVFRAYRRVTDFDSSEKDERVFQALREYERVLDPEPAPIRALLLFDTVSSMVRFRRPLYNLRHFASFAEMGTHPSVNANVSVRIVLHALAIHECRSMFRAQSWLPERDKETKEPVYFGNNFRNSKTKRRQYVTQRWFPGFHSDIGGSPREDESGIGKITLLWMLDALKAAERKADAEDTALRKQAHRAPLPGPRRLGLSLKRGARARYFEGSVKDAQTPGGLPYAKPDAHALIHNSHTNGPLAPLWILLQFFPKSLRRRESGPVAWYRRGWLIFWYLPLFEPRRIPEDDETDPSAEAHPR
- a CDS encoding cupin domain-containing protein, with translation MDIHRAGSRPSAPANPDYFTGTVRFDPVISAPVPARLNALSVTFEPGARTAWHTHPYGQTLLIMSGKGRIATRGNAIREVFPGDVIWFAPGEEHWHGAAPDCAMTHLAMQEKDGDIASDWLEKVTDADYLRDA
- a CDS encoding ASKHA domain-containing protein: MSKDPLVIFTPSGKRGHFPVGTPVLTAARQLGVDLDSVCGGRGICSKCQITPAYGEFPKHGVTVAPDALSDWNAVEQRYDDKRGLPKGRRLGCQAQIQHDVVIDVPPESQVHKQVVRKRAEARDITLNPSVKLFYVEVEEPDMHEPSGDLERLVSALDEGWNIKDLRADLHILTSLQTTLRKGAWKVTAAIHLGDAENPPKIMHLWSGFYEGSIYGLAVDLGSTTIAAHLCELQSGEVIASSGIMNPQIRFGEDLMSRVSYSMMNPGGANEMTDAVRAGMNVLFDEVSAEADIDKTLIMDAVFVCNPVMHHLFLGIDPYELGQAPFALATSNALRLRASDLDLVLHPAARVYLLPCIAGHVGADAAAVALSEAPDKSEDLVLVVDVGTNAEILLGNREKVLACSSPTGPAFEGAQISSGQRAAPGAIERVEIDPVTKEPRFRVIGSDLWSDDPDFAAAIATTGITGICGSGIIEAIAEMRMAGLLDPSGLIGSAAQTGTARCIPDGRTQAYVLWEGSEDSAKITVTNPDIRAIQMAKAALYSGARLLMDKFGVDTVDRVVLAGAFGAHISSKHAMVLGMIPDCPLEKVTSAGNAAGTGARIALLNSEARSEIEETVRNIHKIETAVEPRFQEHFVNASAIPNAVEPFPILESIVSLPDVSFNTGGDEGDGGARRRRRRRG